A stretch of the Desulfobaccales bacterium genome encodes the following:
- a CDS encoding AAA family ATPase, producing MAITFCLYYSNPETHDYLTKVVQASRQGTLLEALPLAQLPERVNSGANAIFLEYPGEDPDLDAWIRKTTSDHRNPPIFLYFQEITTEQLWKALRLGVKECFVFPIRPDEFQEALDRLPVLPAELGPAEPTRLTAFLGCKGGVGTTFVAVNTAYLLSQESQGQVLLVDLDLRYGQMMHFFDVKPQYTLVEVIENAENLDRSYLQSLFYQYDKNLQLLPAPLRLEDAEVVTAERLDQVLRYLKKLRVFSHILVDLAQNLDEPALKVLEMAENIVVVANQSIPALSNAKKLLDLLELLGLEAAALGLWLNAWQKHGDLSVEDVSAFLGREVKGTICHAPREVTRSINEGQPLVRQEPGHALCRDLKLLAAQLSGRESPDAKDSRWGLLKLFRR from the coding sequence ATGGCCATCACATTCTGTCTGTACTACAGCAATCCGGAGACGCACGACTACCTGACCAAGGTGGTGCAGGCCTCCCGTCAAGGGACCTTGCTCGAGGCCCTGCCGCTGGCGCAGCTCCCGGAGCGGGTCAACTCCGGCGCCAATGCCATCTTTCTGGAATACCCGGGCGAGGATCCGGACCTGGACGCCTGGATCCGGAAGACCACCTCTGACCACCGCAACCCTCCCATCTTCCTTTACTTCCAGGAGATCACCACCGAGCAGTTGTGGAAGGCCCTGCGCCTGGGGGTGAAGGAGTGCTTCGTCTTCCCCATCCGCCCCGATGAGTTCCAGGAGGCCCTGGACCGGCTGCCGGTCCTCCCCGCGGAGCTGGGCCCGGCGGAACCCACCCGGCTCACCGCCTTTTTGGGCTGCAAAGGCGGGGTGGGCACCACCTTTGTGGCGGTCAACACCGCCTATCTCCTCTCCCAGGAGAGCCAGGGCCAGGTGCTGTTGGTGGACCTGGACCTGCGCTACGGCCAGATGATGCATTTCTTTGACGTCAAACCCCAGTACACCCTGGTGGAGGTCATCGAAAACGCCGAAAACCTGGACCGCTCCTATCTCCAGAGCCTTTTTTACCAATACGACAAGAACCTGCAGCTCCTGCCGGCGCCCCTGCGCCTGGAGGACGCCGAGGTGGTGACCGCGGAGCGGCTGGATCAGGTCCTGCGCTACCTCAAGAAGCTCAGGGTCTTCTCCCATATCCTGGTGGATTTGGCCCAGAACCTGGATGAGCCGGCCCTCAAGGTGCTGGAGATGGCGGAAAACATCGTCGTGGTGGCCAACCAGAGCATCCCGGCCCTCTCCAATGCCAAAAAGCTCCTGGATCTCCTGGAACTGCTGGGCCTGGAGGCGGCGGCCCTGGGGCTGTGGCTCAACGCCTGGCAGAAGCACGGCGACCTGTCGGTGGAGGACGTCTCCGCCTTCCTGGGCCGGGAGGTGAAGGGCACTATCTGCCACGCCCCCCGGGAAGTGACCCGCAGCATCAACGAGGGCCAGCCCCTGGTGCGCCAGGAACCCGGCCACGCCCTCTGCCGCGACCTCAAGCTGCTGGCCGCCCAGCTCAGCGGCCGGGAGAGCCCGGACGCCAAAGACAGCCGCTGGGGACTCCTGAAGTTGTTTCGGAGGTAA
- the cpaB gene encoding Flp pilus assembly protein CpaB, with product MRRLPPWFWLILALVFGTTATVMALGWLKGQSQQQARQQPAIKLRPVVVAAKDIEAASALSPEQVVIRHWPQESCPPGSFMRPEEVAGRVAASQFKAGEPILEVKLAPQGAMAGLTALLGPEKRAMTVKVDEASGVAGFLAPGNRVDVVATIDKGEFNKDPVSKVVLQNLKVLGTGQSIERRPGDKPQVVPTVTLEVTPEEGERLALAAREGYVSLALRNHANQEVIQTSGVKTTHLVQGPVSSGVTGEGNGNSGRLSGPRPVEVIRGLDVKVQKVRPEGSSIAPL from the coding sequence ATGCGGAGATTGCCCCCTTGGTTCTGGCTCATTCTGGCCCTGGTCTTCGGCACCACGGCCACGGTGATGGCACTGGGCTGGCTCAAAGGCCAGTCGCAGCAGCAGGCCCGGCAGCAGCCGGCCATCAAGCTCAGGCCGGTGGTGGTGGCGGCCAAGGATATTGAGGCGGCCAGCGCCCTGTCGCCGGAGCAGGTGGTGATCCGCCACTGGCCCCAGGAGAGCTGCCCCCCGGGCAGCTTCATGCGTCCGGAGGAGGTGGCGGGCCGGGTGGCAGCCTCCCAGTTCAAAGCCGGAGAGCCCATCCTGGAGGTGAAGCTGGCCCCCCAGGGCGCCATGGCCGGGCTCACCGCCCTGCTGGGTCCGGAGAAGCGGGCCATGACGGTGAAGGTGGACGAGGCCTCGGGAGTGGCGGGGTTCCTGGCCCCGGGTAACCGGGTGGATGTGGTGGCCACCATCGACAAGGGGGAGTTCAACAAGGATCCCGTCTCCAAGGTGGTGCTCCAGAACCTGAAGGTCCTGGGGACCGGCCAGAGCATTGAGCGCCGCCCCGGGGACAAGCCCCAGGTGGTACCCACTGTCACCCTGGAGGTCACCCCGGAGGAGGGGGAGCGTCTGGCCCTGGCCGCCCGGGAGGGCTATGTCTCCCTGGCCCTGCGCAACCATGCCAACCAGGAGGTCATCCAGACCAGCGGCGTGAAGACCACTCACCTGGTGCAGGGTCCCGTATCCTCCGGCGTGACGGGGGAGGGTAACGGCAACTCGGGACGTTTGTCGGGGCCCCGCCCGGTGGAAGTCATCCGGGGTCTGGATGTCAAGGTGCAGAAGGTGCGGCCGGAGGGGTCCTCCATCGCTCCTCTCTAA
- a CDS encoding flagellar motor protein, producing the protein MDKATFLGLLLGLAAILGGHLLEGGSLGLIFQATAAVIVLGGTAAAVSLSFPPGALLAALRALPRVFREPRDDSQAQLLRLVEMAYRARRDGLLALEKSLAQEPDPFLRRGVELLVGGFSAGEVREILQAELAQAHEAALTPARVYEAAGGYAPTLGILGAVLGLIQVMQHLTEPAKLGTGVAVAFVATIYGVAGANLLFLPLAHKLRLQEARERRRREMLLEGLAALGQGEHPRLIAERLQSFLPEEVRRSLPDLISTKVFRLTPKSKRSVAKNAGTKTTLSRG; encoded by the coding sequence ATGGATAAGGCCACTTTCCTGGGTCTGCTCCTGGGGCTGGCGGCGATCTTGGGGGGCCATCTCCTGGAGGGCGGCTCTCTCGGCCTGATCTTCCAGGCCACCGCGGCGGTCATTGTGCTCGGGGGGACCGCGGCGGCGGTGAGTCTCAGTTTCCCGCCGGGGGCACTCCTGGCCGCCCTCAGGGCCCTGCCCCGGGTCTTCCGGGAACCCCGGGACGACAGCCAGGCCCAGCTCCTGCGGCTGGTGGAGATGGCCTACCGGGCCAGGCGGGACGGCCTGCTGGCCCTGGAAAAAAGCCTGGCCCAGGAGCCGGATCCCTTCCTGCGGCGGGGGGTGGAGCTCCTGGTGGGCGGCTTTTCCGCCGGGGAGGTGCGGGAGATCCTCCAGGCGGAGCTGGCCCAGGCGCACGAGGCGGCGCTGACTCCCGCCCGGGTGTACGAGGCCGCGGGCGGCTATGCCCCCACCTTGGGCATCCTGGGCGCGGTGCTGGGGCTCATCCAGGTGATGCAGCATCTCACCGAGCCCGCCAAACTGGGGACCGGCGTGGCGGTGGCCTTTGTGGCCACCATCTACGGCGTGGCCGGGGCCAACCTGCTGTTCCTGCCCCTGGCCCACAAACTGCGCCTGCAGGAGGCCCGGGAGCGCCGCCGCCGGGAGATGCTCCTGGAGGGCCTGGCGGCCCTGGGCCAGGGGGAGCACCCCCGGCTCATCGCCGAACGCCTGCAGAGCTTCCTGCCGGAGGAGGTCCGCCGCTCCCTGCCGGACCTGATCTCCACCAAAGTGTTCCGCCTCACCCCCAAGTCCAAGCGGAGCGTGGCCAAAAATGCCGGGACCAAAACCACCCTCTCCCGAGGCTGA
- a CDS encoding ATP-dependent Clp protease proteolytic subunit yields MSPNEIFWLFLIFIALQPLMRQRLLEFSRKRLIARLEQQRNSRVILLVHRQETMGLLGFPLFRFIDINDSEEVIRAIHMTDPEMPIDLILHTPGGLVLASLQIARALNRHPGKVTVFVPHYAMSGGTLIALAADEIVMCQHAVLGPVDPQLGQLPAASILRAVAKKPVESLEDQTLVLADQAEMAIGEVRRSIFELLVDNFPPDKAEELATILSEGRWTHSYAITPEMARELGLPISTDMPTEVLELMSYFPQPTRMTPAVEYIPLPRRVRPE; encoded by the coding sequence ATGAGCCCCAATGAGATTTTCTGGCTGTTCCTCATTTTCATTGCCCTGCAACCCCTAATGCGGCAGCGCCTGCTGGAGTTCTCCCGCAAGCGCCTCATCGCCCGGCTGGAGCAGCAACGCAATTCCCGGGTCATCCTCCTGGTGCACCGCCAGGAGACCATGGGGCTGCTGGGTTTTCCCCTCTTCCGGTTCATTGATATCAATGACTCCGAAGAGGTCATCCGGGCCATCCACATGACCGACCCGGAGATGCCCATCGACCTGATTCTGCACACCCCGGGGGGCCTGGTGCTGGCCTCCCTGCAGATCGCCCGGGCCCTTAACCGGCACCCGGGCAAGGTGACGGTCTTTGTGCCCCACTATGCCATGAGCGGCGGCACCCTCATCGCCCTGGCGGCGGATGAGATCGTCATGTGTCAGCACGCGGTGCTGGGGCCGGTGGACCCGCAACTGGGCCAGCTCCCGGCGGCCAGCATCCTGAGGGCGGTGGCCAAAAAACCGGTGGAGTCCCTGGAGGATCAGACCCTGGTGCTGGCGGACCAGGCGGAGATGGCCATCGGCGAGGTGCGCCGGAGCATCTTTGAACTCCTGGTGGACAACTTCCCCCCCGACAAGGCGGAGGAGCTGGCCACCATCCTGTCGGAAGGCCGCTGGACCCACAGTTATGCCATCACTCCCGAAATGGCCCGGGAATTGGGGCTGCCCATATCCACGGACATGCCCACCGAGGTCTTGGAGCTGATGAGTTACTTTCCGCAACCCACCCGCATGACCCCGGCGGTGGAGTATATCCCCTTGCCCCGCCGGGTCCGGCCCGAGTGA
- a CDS encoding molybdopterin-guanine dinucleotide biosynthesis protein MobB: protein MSIVGPASPAKTAFIGALARELEAGGLKVAVLSWEIAAPLPDETKDTGRYRRAGASLAALASPGWLLLTYRFPDFISRPGLGQILPLLAPFADGVLVDGAADGLPRIFLGPASGPDSPEAEVWAVVEDVSGHRPVPAEAVAKVAALLRARWGAS, encoded by the coding sequence GTGAGCATTGTAGGGCCAGCGAGCCCCGCCAAAACCGCCTTTATCGGCGCGCTGGCTCGGGAATTGGAGGCTGGCGGCCTGAAGGTGGCGGTGCTCTCCTGGGAGATCGCCGCTCCCCTCCCCGATGAGACCAAGGACACCGGCCGTTACCGCCGGGCGGGGGCCTCCCTGGCGGCGCTGGCGTCTCCGGGGTGGCTACTCCTCACCTATCGTTTCCCGGACTTCATCTCCCGACCTGGCCTGGGCCAGATCCTCCCGCTCCTGGCGCCCTTCGCGGATGGCGTGCTGGTGGACGGCGCCGCAGACGGCCTGCCCCGGATCTTTCTCGGCCCGGCCTCCGGCCCTGATTCACCGGAGGCGGAGGTGTGGGCGGTGGTGGAGGACGTCTCCGGGCACCGTCCGGTGCCGGCAGAGGCGGTGGCGAAGGTGGCGGCGCTGCTCCGGGCCCGGTGGGGGGCCTCCTGA
- a CDS encoding type II secretion system F family protein, which produces MFVAILFGLSIAVVIISLGRFLQSRGSRVRQRLQVEEVKRDKVKEERPTEFLPKELVDKAEEKLGLKRGSAQVKEVKKTLQRAGIHGEKALSIFLGLKLGLSVALPVMVLPFLHRAGVIKGLLLPLFFLLAAAGYFLPNLILNRMVDARQKKIRDSLPDALDLLVVCVEAGQALNAALKRVADDLKISSPPLSQELTLVNLEIAAGLEREQALRNLAERTGVEEVASLCSMLIQSDRFGTSMAQALKVQSDTLRTTRRQKLEELAAKTPVKLVFPLLLFIFPALMVVIIGPAAIRIMENLK; this is translated from the coding sequence ATGTTCGTCGCCATCCTTTTCGGCCTCTCCATTGCCGTGGTGATCATCTCCCTGGGCCGGTTCCTCCAGTCCCGGGGCTCCCGGGTGCGCCAGCGGCTGCAGGTGGAGGAGGTAAAAAGGGACAAGGTCAAGGAAGAGCGCCCCACCGAATTCCTCCCCAAGGAGCTGGTGGACAAGGCGGAGGAGAAGTTGGGCCTCAAGCGGGGGAGCGCCCAGGTCAAGGAAGTGAAAAAGACCCTGCAGCGGGCGGGGATCCACGGCGAGAAGGCCCTGTCCATTTTTTTGGGCCTGAAGCTGGGGTTGTCCGTGGCCCTGCCGGTCATGGTCCTTCCCTTTCTGCACCGGGCCGGGGTGATTAAGGGACTGCTCCTGCCCCTCTTTTTCCTGTTGGCGGCGGCCGGCTATTTTCTGCCCAACCTCATCCTCAACCGTATGGTGGACGCCCGGCAGAAAAAGATCCGGGACAGCCTGCCCGACGCCCTGGACCTCCTGGTGGTCTGCGTGGAGGCCGGTCAAGCTCTCAACGCCGCCCTGAAACGGGTGGCCGACGATTTGAAGATCTCCAGCCCGCCCCTGTCCCAGGAGCTCACCCTGGTGAACCTGGAGATCGCCGCCGGCCTGGAACGGGAGCAGGCCCTGCGCAACCTGGCGGAGCGCACCGGGGTGGAGGAAGTGGCCTCCCTGTGTTCCATGCTCATCCAAAGCGACCGCTTCGGCACCAGCATGGCCCAGGCCCTGAAGGTGCAGTCCGACACCCTGCGTACCACCCGCCGCCAGAAGCTGGAGGAGCTGGCCGCCAAGACCCCGGTGAAGCTGGTCTTCCCTTTGCTCCTGTTCATCTTTCCCGCCCTCATGGTGGTGATCATCGGCCCCGCCGCCATCCGCATCATGGAGAACCTGAAGTAG
- a CDS encoding Flp family type IVb pilin, whose amino-acid sequence MKDLMGKVKHFIREEEGASAVEYGLLVAGIAVVVMASIYLIGTKLNTKFSDVATQLGQ is encoded by the coding sequence ATGAAGGATCTGATGGGCAAGGTGAAACACTTCATCCGGGAAGAGGAAGGCGCCAGCGCGGTGGAATACGGCCTGCTGGTGGCCGGTATTGCGGTGGTGGTCATGGCCTCCATCTACCTCATCGGCACCAAACTGAACACCAAGTTTTCCGACGTGGCCACCCAGTTGGGTCAGTAA
- a CDS encoding TadE/TadG family type IV pilus assembly protein: MHLRARAGHTERGATLVEFGLLAPLLVTLLFGLLEFGLAMYTKGLLANAAREGARFGVVLSTPRKSQADITGKVREYLAKSGFAEAATVPVTFPNWPGGTSGAPLTVRVEYSYNFQVLPRLVQDLVGPINLTTQVVMLME; encoded by the coding sequence ATGCACCTGAGGGCACGGGCCGGGCACACGGAGCGGGGCGCCACCCTGGTGGAGTTCGGGCTCCTGGCCCCTCTCCTGGTGACCCTGCTCTTCGGCCTCTTGGAGTTTGGCCTGGCCATGTACACCAAGGGCCTGTTGGCCAACGCCGCCCGGGAGGGCGCCCGCTTCGGGGTGGTGCTCAGCACTCCCCGGAAATCCCAGGCGGATATCACGGGGAAGGTGCGGGAGTATCTGGCCAAATCCGGTTTTGCCGAGGCGGCCACGGTGCCCGTCACCTTCCCCAACTGGCCGGGGGGGACAAGCGGCGCCCCCCTGACGGTGCGGGTGGAATACTCCTATAATTTTCAAGTCCTGCCCCGGCTGGTGCAGGATCTGGTGGGGCCCATCAACCTGACGACCCAGGTCGTCATGCTCATGGAGTGA
- a CDS encoding CpaF family protein, with protein MSIIARIRERTPTERGAPAATVSPDQKKENAFNELKAKVHFRLLNLLDLARLAEAEEAVLQEDLRRGIDLILVEENLALPLPEKERLVKEIRDELLGYGPLEPLLQDPSVGDILVNGYDMVYVEKKGKLVRSSVRFTDNAHLLKIIEKIASGVGRRIDESCPMVDARLPDGSRVNAIIPPLALDGPALSIRKFARDPIRVHNLIEFNTITPEIAQVLEAIVQARLNILISGGTGTGKTTFLNVLSSFIPNDERIITIEDSAELQLQQEHVVRLETRPPNLEGLGEITQRDLVRNALRMRPERIILGEVRQGEALDMLQAMNTGHDGSLATIHANTPRDALTRLETMVSMAGLNIPDKAIRHQIASAIHVVIQLARLNDGSRKMMSLNEIVGMEGDMITMQEIFCFKMMGLTEDRRVRGKFITTGIRPKFMDRLEAMGIHLPASVFKENY; from the coding sequence ATGAGCATCATCGCCCGCATCCGGGAGCGCACCCCCACCGAGCGGGGCGCCCCGGCGGCGACGGTCAGCCCGGATCAGAAAAAAGAAAACGCCTTCAATGAACTGAAGGCCAAGGTTCACTTCCGCCTCCTCAACCTCTTGGACCTGGCCCGGCTGGCGGAGGCCGAGGAAGCGGTCCTCCAGGAGGACCTGCGCCGGGGCATCGACCTCATCCTGGTGGAAGAAAACCTGGCCCTGCCCCTGCCGGAAAAGGAACGCCTGGTCAAGGAGATCCGGGATGAACTTTTGGGCTACGGCCCCTTAGAGCCCCTCCTCCAGGACCCCAGCGTGGGGGACATCCTGGTGAACGGCTACGACATGGTCTATGTGGAGAAAAAGGGCAAATTGGTGCGTTCCTCCGTGCGCTTCACGGACAACGCCCACCTGCTGAAAATCATTGAAAAAATCGCTTCGGGGGTGGGGCGGCGCATTGATGAGTCCTGCCCCATGGTGGACGCCCGGCTGCCCGACGGCTCCCGGGTGAATGCCATCATCCCGCCCCTGGCCCTGGACGGCCCGGCCCTGTCCATCCGCAAATTCGCCCGGGACCCCATCCGGGTGCACAACCTCATCGAATTCAACACCATCACCCCGGAGATCGCCCAGGTGCTGGAGGCCATCGTCCAGGCCCGGCTCAACATCCTCATCTCCGGCGGCACCGGCACCGGCAAGACCACCTTCCTGAACGTGCTCTCCAGCTTCATCCCCAACGATGAGCGCATCATCACCATTGAGGACTCGGCGGAGCTGCAGTTGCAGCAGGAGCACGTGGTGCGGCTGGAGACCCGTCCTCCTAACCTGGAGGGCTTAGGCGAGATCACCCAGCGGGATCTGGTGCGCAACGCCCTGCGCATGCGGCCTGAGCGCATCATCCTGGGGGAGGTGCGTCAAGGGGAGGCCCTGGACATGCTCCAGGCCATGAACACCGGCCACGACGGCTCCCTGGCCACCATCCACGCCAACACCCCCCGGGATGCCCTCACCCGGCTGGAGACCATGGTCTCCATGGCCGGCCTCAACATCCCGGACAAGGCCATCCGCCACCAGATCGCCTCCGCCATCCACGTGGTCATCCAGCTGGCCCGCCTCAATGACGGCAGCCGCAAGATGATGAGCCTCAATGAGATCGTGGGCATGGAGGGGGACATGATCACCATGCAGGAGATCTTCTGCTTCAAGATGATGGGGCTCACGGAAGACCGCCGGGTGCGGGGCAAGTTCATCACCACCGGCATCCGGCCCAAATTCATGGACCGCCTGGAGGCCATGGGCATTCATCTGCCCGCCTCGGTGTTCAAGGAGAACTATTAA
- a CDS encoding HPF/RaiA family ribosome-associated protein produces the protein MLPTDLHIDGRNVEILPEWRKKIEDELRKLDRHAYEPILHARVEVIGTGHHRHGAFELRLVVGLAGQTLTVTRQGDYVLPLIVDAFQAMDRRVKEYSRIRQQKVKVHEEVSQMGTVLRTYPEEDYGFLEAPDGTEVYFHANALKNAAIDTLPVGARVEFAAEPGDKGPQATWVRVAE, from the coding sequence ATGTTGCCCACCGACCTGCATATCGACGGCCGCAATGTGGAGATCCTGCCGGAATGGCGGAAAAAGATCGAGGACGAGCTGCGGAAACTGGACCGGCACGCCTATGAGCCCATCCTGCACGCCCGGGTGGAGGTCATCGGCACCGGCCATCACCGCCACGGCGCCTTTGAACTGCGCCTGGTGGTGGGGCTGGCGGGCCAGACTCTGACCGTGACCCGCCAGGGCGACTACGTCCTGCCCCTGATTGTGGACGCCTTCCAGGCCATGGACCGCCGGGTGAAGGAGTATTCCCGCATCCGCCAGCAGAAGGTGAAGGTGCATGAGGAGGTGTCCCAGATGGGCACGGTGCTGCGCACCTACCCGGAGGAGGATTACGGCTTCCTGGAGGCTCCGGACGGCACCGAGGTCTACTTCCACGCCAACGCTCTCAAAAATGCCGCCATCGACACCTTGCCGGTGGGCGCCCGGGTGGAATTTGCCGCCGAGCCCGGGGACAAGGGCCCCCAGGCCACCTGGGTGCGGGTGGCGGAGTAG
- a CDS encoding MerR family transcriptional regulator yields MPRGKNKLVKVGDLFLINDVSRMVNLSQKRIREYEKEGFIKPLRERNTNNRLYSSFDVAQIQQINHLIHERGFTLACLRNLMVLAPCWNIFDCPDKEKCAAYQIPWRPCYEVRQYRETLCNGPCERCAIYLNRDVKKERILEPFPRPE; encoded by the coding sequence ATGCCCCGTGGAAAAAACAAACTGGTGAAGGTGGGGGACCTCTTCCTCATCAATGACGTCTCCCGGATGGTGAACCTGTCCCAGAAACGCATCCGGGAGTATGAGAAGGAGGGCTTCATCAAGCCGCTGAGGGAGCGCAACACCAACAACCGCCTCTATTCCTCCTTCGACGTCGCCCAGATCCAGCAGATCAACCACCTCATCCACGAGCGGGGCTTCACTTTGGCCTGCCTGCGCAACCTCATGGTGCTGGCGCCCTGCTGGAACATCTTCGACTGCCCGGACAAGGAGAAATGCGCCGCCTATCAGATTCCCTGGCGGCCGTGCTACGAGGTGCGCCAGTACCGGGAGACCTTGTGCAACGGCCCTTGTGAACGCTGCGCCATCTATCTCAACCGGGATGTGAAAAAGGAAAGGATCCTCGAGCCTTTCCCCCGCCCTGAATGA
- a CDS encoding OmpA family protein yields the protein MPGPKPPSPEAEPPPSRDRWLVSYADFITLLLAFFVTMYSITRLDSEKLSQAQLSIQRALHAPVFLGGFPVENGVGEVPAAGLSGDLAGAVLQERSRAQLQEVAREVQEGFRRQDLDEVRLLITGRGLVIHLPEFLFFDSGEATLRPESRPLLDKLAGILKKIPNPVAVEGHTDNRPIHTLQFPSNWELSTHRATALVRYFIEQHGLPPARFAAAGYGEYAPIADNRDEKGRRLNRRVDIIIKPLVATPQAGPR from the coding sequence ATGCCGGGACCAAAACCACCCTCTCCCGAGGCTGAGCCCCCGCCCTCCCGGGACCGCTGGCTGGTCTCCTACGCCGATTTCATCACTCTGCTCCTGGCCTTTTTCGTCACCATGTACAGCATCACCCGCCTGGACAGCGAAAAGCTCTCTCAGGCGCAGCTCTCCATCCAGCGGGCCCTGCACGCCCCGGTCTTTCTGGGGGGCTTTCCGGTGGAGAACGGTGTGGGCGAGGTGCCCGCGGCCGGCCTCAGCGGCGACCTGGCCGGCGCCGTCCTGCAGGAGCGCTCCCGGGCCCAGCTCCAGGAGGTGGCCCGGGAGGTCCAGGAAGGCTTCCGGCGGCAGGACCTGGACGAGGTACGCCTTCTCATCACCGGCCGGGGACTGGTGATCCATCTGCCGGAGTTCCTCTTTTTTGATTCCGGCGAGGCCACTCTCCGGCCGGAGAGCCGCCCCCTCCTGGATAAACTGGCAGGCATCCTGAAGAAGATCCCCAACCCCGTGGCGGTGGAAGGCCACACCGACAACCGCCCCATCCACACCCTCCAATTCCCCTCCAACTGGGAGCTCTCCACCCACCGGGCCACGGCCCTGGTGCGGTATTTCATCGAGCAGCACGGGCTTCCTCCGGCCCGCTTTGCCGCCGCCGGTTACGGGGAATATGCCCCCATCGCCGACAACCGGGACGAAAAGGGCCGCCGCCTCAACCGCCGGGTGGACATCATCATCAAGCCCCTGGTTGCCACCCCGCAGGCCGGCCCCAGGTAG
- a CDS encoding type II secretion system F family protein, protein MAALLGGLLLLMAAVGWAADGAVPDPEASGGMLARLHQIFQGLPHLLVLTTFLFFLCLVEGVFLYFSDSQRRHRRLLQKRLKYLDRLEKRFTQESLLKVDSLKTQFWLRRLIKKVRSLEHLQRLLQQADVTWPLGVVLGLFALCGALGLSLGYFYRGGLGGLLGLALGLFLPYKLLAFKRAHRLKKFEKQLPEALDLMARGLKAGHAFASGLQMVGEEMENPIGMEFFKTFKEYNHGMDMNTALLNLCERVNLKELKLFTTAVMIQRETGGNLTEILEKIAGLIRERFKLRNQIKALTAEGRLSGWILIGLPPMIFTVMLKINPDYTLMLVHHPTGRFMAMTALFFQVVGMFVIRRIVNIKI, encoded by the coding sequence GTGGCGGCCCTCCTGGGTGGCCTCCTGCTGCTTATGGCAGCCGTGGGCTGGGCGGCCGACGGCGCAGTTCCCGATCCGGAGGCCTCCGGCGGCATGCTGGCCCGCCTGCATCAGATTTTCCAGGGTCTGCCCCACCTCCTCGTCCTTACCACCTTTCTCTTTTTCCTCTGCCTGGTGGAGGGGGTGTTCCTCTATTTTTCCGATTCCCAGCGCCGGCACCGGCGCCTCTTGCAGAAGCGTCTCAAGTACCTGGATCGCCTGGAGAAACGCTTCACCCAGGAGTCCCTCCTCAAGGTGGACAGCCTCAAGACCCAGTTCTGGCTGCGCCGCCTCATCAAAAAAGTGCGCTCCCTCGAACACTTGCAGCGTCTGCTGCAGCAGGCCGACGTCACCTGGCCCCTGGGCGTGGTGCTGGGCCTCTTCGCCCTCTGCGGGGCCCTCGGCCTCTCCCTGGGGTATTTTTACCGGGGCGGCCTGGGGGGCCTCCTGGGGCTGGCTCTGGGGCTGTTTTTGCCGTATAAGCTCCTCGCCTTTAAGCGGGCTCACCGCCTGAAGAAATTTGAAAAGCAGCTGCCGGAGGCCCTGGACCTCATGGCCCGGGGTCTCAAGGCCGGCCATGCTTTTGCCTCGGGCCTCCAGATGGTGGGGGAGGAGATGGAAAACCCCATCGGTATGGAGTTCTTCAAGACCTTCAAGGAATACAACCATGGCATGGACATGAACACCGCCCTGCTCAATTTGTGTGAGCGGGTCAATCTCAAGGAGCTCAAGCTCTTCACCACCGCGGTGATGATTCAAAGGGAGACGGGCGGCAACCTCACGGAAATCCTGGAGAAGATCGCCGGCCTCATCCGGGAGCGCTTCAAGCTCCGCAACCAGATCAAGGCCCTCACCGCTGAAGGGCGGCTGTCGGGGTGGATCCTCATCGGACTGCCGCCCATGATCTTCACCGTCATGCTCAAGATCAACCCGGATTACACCCTGATGTTGGTACACCACCCCACCGGGCGTTTTATGGCCATGACCGCCCTGTTCTTCCAGGTCGTGGGCATGTTTGTCATCCGCCGGATTGTCAATATCAAGATCTGA